Proteins from a genomic interval of Scophthalmus maximus strain ysfricsl-2021 chromosome 22, ASM2237912v1, whole genome shotgun sequence:
- the LOC118292310 gene encoding clumping factor B isoform X7 produces MIPRCVFLLLLALAAVSLAAPLPEDETATGETTDVSATVEPESSDVSATVETDSAEDFVSESQSDLSEGSEGSPEVSEEPDTEEDKDEEDGGDDDGDDDDSNSKLEDINEEDSTEPTEEEVTEVSDTDSDADADGDADPDSDADAGADSDADADGDADGDADGDADADPDSDADAGADSDADADGDADGDADADADPDNDADADHDADADSDADPDHDADADSDADADSDPDADDNAEDDDGADSEAESSDPSDGVAEEESAGEEISEDAADGSEEAGGEDEPIDEESTEAGYTDPEGGAGAETEPNNPLEEGDDVTEAPTGPEQPTNDSAQ; encoded by the exons ATGATCCCACG gtgtgtgttcttgctcctcctcgctctcgcTGCAGTTTCTCTGGCAGCTCCCCTCCCAG AGGACGAGACTGCGACAG GAGAAACTACAGATGTGTCAGCTACTGTAGAGCCAG AATCTTCAGATGTGTCGGCTACTGTAGAGACag ATTCTGCTGAGGACTTTGTTTCTGAAAGCCAGAGTGATCTATCAGAAg GTTCGGAGGGGTCACCTGAGGTTTCTGAGGAACCAG ACACTGAGGAAGATAAAGACGAAGaagatggtggtgatgatgatggtgatgatgatgatagcaACAGCAAGCTTGAAGACATAAATGAGGAAGACTCAACTGAACCTACCGAAGAGGAGGTAACAGAAGTCAGTGACACAGACAGTGACGCTGACGCAGACGGTGACGCAGACCCAGACAGTGACGCAGATGCAGGCGCAGACAGTGACGCTGACGCAGACGGTGACGCAGACGGTGACGCAGACGGTGACGCAGATGCAGACCCAGACAGTGACGCAGATGCAGGCGCAGACAGTGACGCAGACGCAGACGGTGACGCAGACGGTGACGCAGACGCAGACGCAGACCCAGACAATGACGCAGACGCAGACCATGACGCAGACGCAGACAGTGACGCAGACCCAGACCATGACGCAGACGCAGACAGTGACGCAGATGCAGACAGTGACCCAGACGCAGACGATAACGCAGAAGATGATGACGGCGCAGACAGTGAAGCAGAGTCTAGCGATCCGAGTGACggggtggcggaggaggagtcagcaggggAAGAGATCAGTGAAGATGCAGCGGACGGAAGCGAAGAAGCCGGAGGCGAGGACGAGCCCATCGATGAAGAGAGTACAGAAGCTGGATACACCGATCCTGAAGGGGGCGCCGGCGCAGAGACGGAGCCAAACAACCCTCTGGAGGAGGGGGACGACGTCACCGAAG cGCCCACTGGTCCAGAACAACCCACCAATGACTCCGCCCAGTAA
- the LOC118292310 gene encoding surface protein isoform X6 yields MIPRCVFLLLLALAAVSLAAPLPEDETATESSDVSATVETDSAEDFVSESQSDLSEDSASEGQSDVSEGSEGSPEVSEEPDTEEDKDEEDGGDDDGDDDDSNSKLEDINEEDSTEPTEEEVTEVSDTDSDADADGDADPDSDADAGADSDADADGDADGDADGDADADPDSDADAGADSDADADGDADGDADADADPDNDADADHDADADSDADPDHDADADSDADADSDPDADDNAEDDDGADSEAESSDPSDGVAEEESAGEEISEDAADGSEEAGGEDEPIDEESTEAGYTDPEGGAGAETEPNNPLEEGDDVTEAPTGPEQPTNDSAQ; encoded by the exons ATGATCCCACG gtgtgtgttcttgctcctcctcgctctcgcTGCAGTTTCTCTGGCAGCTCCCCTCCCAG AGGACGAGACTGCGACAG AATCTTCAGATGTGTCGGCTACTGTAGAGACag ATTCTGCTGAGGACTTTGTTTCTGAAAGCCAGAGTGATCTATCAGAAg ATTCTGCTTCCGAAGGCCAAAGTGATGTATCAGAAg GTTCGGAGGGGTCACCTGAGGTTTCTGAGGAACCAG ACACTGAGGAAGATAAAGACGAAGaagatggtggtgatgatgatggtgatgatgatgatagcaACAGCAAGCTTGAAGACATAAATGAGGAAGACTCAACTGAACCTACCGAAGAGGAGGTAACAGAAGTCAGTGACACAGACAGTGACGCTGACGCAGACGGTGACGCAGACCCAGACAGTGACGCAGATGCAGGCGCAGACAGTGACGCTGACGCAGACGGTGACGCAGACGGTGACGCAGACGGTGACGCAGATGCAGACCCAGACAGTGACGCAGATGCAGGCGCAGACAGTGACGCAGACGCAGACGGTGACGCAGACGGTGACGCAGACGCAGACGCAGACCCAGACAATGACGCAGACGCAGACCATGACGCAGACGCAGACAGTGACGCAGACCCAGACCATGACGCAGACGCAGACAGTGACGCAGATGCAGACAGTGACCCAGACGCAGACGATAACGCAGAAGATGATGACGGCGCAGACAGTGAAGCAGAGTCTAGCGATCCGAGTGACggggtggcggaggaggagtcagcaggggAAGAGATCAGTGAAGATGCAGCGGACGGAAGCGAAGAAGCCGGAGGCGAGGACGAGCCCATCGATGAAGAGAGTACAGAAGCTGGATACACCGATCCTGAAGGGGGCGCCGGCGCAGAGACGGAGCCAAACAACCCTCTGGAGGAGGGGGACGACGTCACCGAAG cGCCCACTGGTCCAGAACAACCCACCAATGACTCCGCCCAGTAA
- the LOC118292310 gene encoding surface protein isoform X8 encodes MIPRCVFLLLLALAAVSLAAPLPEDETATGETTDVSATVEPDSAEDFVSESQSDLSEGSEGSPEVSEEPDTEEDKDEEDGGDDDGDDDDSNSKLEDINEEDSTEPTEEEVTEVSDTDSDADADGDADPDSDADAGADSDADADGDADGDADGDADADPDSDADAGADSDADADGDADGDADADADPDNDADADHDADADSDADPDHDADADSDADADSDPDADDNAEDDDGADSEAESSDPSDGVAEEESAGEEISEDAADGSEEAGGEDEPIDEESTEAGYTDPEGGAGAETEPNNPLEEGDDVTEAPTGPEQPTNDSAQ; translated from the exons ATGATCCCACG gtgtgtgttcttgctcctcctcgctctcgcTGCAGTTTCTCTGGCAGCTCCCCTCCCAG AGGACGAGACTGCGACAG GAGAAACTACAGATGTGTCAGCTACTGTAGAGCCAG ATTCTGCTGAGGACTTTGTTTCTGAAAGCCAGAGTGATCTATCAGAAg GTTCGGAGGGGTCACCTGAGGTTTCTGAGGAACCAG ACACTGAGGAAGATAAAGACGAAGaagatggtggtgatgatgatggtgatgatgatgatagcaACAGCAAGCTTGAAGACATAAATGAGGAAGACTCAACTGAACCTACCGAAGAGGAGGTAACAGAAGTCAGTGACACAGACAGTGACGCTGACGCAGACGGTGACGCAGACCCAGACAGTGACGCAGATGCAGGCGCAGACAGTGACGCTGACGCAGACGGTGACGCAGACGGTGACGCAGACGGTGACGCAGATGCAGACCCAGACAGTGACGCAGATGCAGGCGCAGACAGTGACGCAGACGCAGACGGTGACGCAGACGGTGACGCAGACGCAGACGCAGACCCAGACAATGACGCAGACGCAGACCATGACGCAGACGCAGACAGTGACGCAGACCCAGACCATGACGCAGACGCAGACAGTGACGCAGATGCAGACAGTGACCCAGACGCAGACGATAACGCAGAAGATGATGACGGCGCAGACAGTGAAGCAGAGTCTAGCGATCCGAGTGACggggtggcggaggaggagtcagcaggggAAGAGATCAGTGAAGATGCAGCGGACGGAAGCGAAGAAGCCGGAGGCGAGGACGAGCCCATCGATGAAGAGAGTACAGAAGCTGGATACACCGATCCTGAAGGGGGCGCCGGCGCAGAGACGGAGCCAAACAACCCTCTGGAGGAGGGGGACGACGTCACCGAAG cGCCCACTGGTCCAGAACAACCCACCAATGACTCCGCCCAGTAA
- the LOC118292310 gene encoding surface protein isoform X5: protein MIPRCVFLLLLALAAVSLAAPLPEDETATGETTDVSATVEPAESSDVSATVETDSAEDFVSESQSDLSEGSEGSPEVSEEPDTEEDKDEEDGGDDDGDDDDSNSKLEDINEEDSTEPTEEEVTEVSDTDSDADADGDADPDSDADAGADSDADADGDADGDADGDADADPDSDADAGADSDADADGDADGDADADADPDNDADADHDADADSDADPDHDADADSDADADSDPDADDNAEDDDGADSEAESSDPSDGVAEEESAGEEISEDAADGSEEAGGEDEPIDEESTEAGYTDPEGGAGAETEPNNPLEEGDDVTEAPTGPEQPTNDSAQ from the exons ATGATCCCACG gtgtgtgttcttgctcctcctcgctctcgcTGCAGTTTCTCTGGCAGCTCCCCTCCCAG AGGACGAGACTGCGACAG GAGAAACTACAGATGTGTCAGCTACTGTAGAGCCAG CAGAATCTTCAGATGTGTCGGCTACTGTAGAGACag ATTCTGCTGAGGACTTTGTTTCTGAAAGCCAGAGTGATCTATCAGAAg GTTCGGAGGGGTCACCTGAGGTTTCTGAGGAACCAG ACACTGAGGAAGATAAAGACGAAGaagatggtggtgatgatgatggtgatgatgatgatagcaACAGCAAGCTTGAAGACATAAATGAGGAAGACTCAACTGAACCTACCGAAGAGGAGGTAACAGAAGTCAGTGACACAGACAGTGACGCTGACGCAGACGGTGACGCAGACCCAGACAGTGACGCAGATGCAGGCGCAGACAGTGACGCTGACGCAGACGGTGACGCAGACGGTGACGCAGACGGTGACGCAGATGCAGACCCAGACAGTGACGCAGATGCAGGCGCAGACAGTGACGCAGACGCAGACGGTGACGCAGACGGTGACGCAGACGCAGACGCAGACCCAGACAATGACGCAGACGCAGACCATGACGCAGACGCAGACAGTGACGCAGACCCAGACCATGACGCAGACGCAGACAGTGACGCAGATGCAGACAGTGACCCAGACGCAGACGATAACGCAGAAGATGATGACGGCGCAGACAGTGAAGCAGAGTCTAGCGATCCGAGTGACggggtggcggaggaggagtcagcaggggAAGAGATCAGTGAAGATGCAGCGGACGGAAGCGAAGAAGCCGGAGGCGAGGACGAGCCCATCGATGAAGAGAGTACAGAAGCTGGATACACCGATCCTGAAGGGGGCGCCGGCGCAGAGACGGAGCCAAACAACCCTCTGGAGGAGGGGGACGACGTCACCGAAG cGCCCACTGGTCCAGAACAACCCACCAATGACTCCGCCCAGTAA
- the LOC118292310 gene encoding surface protein isoform X3 — protein MIPRCVFLLLLALAAVSLAAPLPEDETATGETTDVSATVEPDSAEDFVSESQSDLSEDSASEGQSDVSEGSEGSPEVSEEPDTEEDKDEEDGGDDDGDDDDSNSKLEDINEEDSTEPTEEEVTEVSDTDSDADADGDADPDSDADAGADSDADADGDADGDADGDADADPDSDADAGADSDADADGDADGDADADADPDNDADADHDADADSDADPDHDADADSDADADSDPDADDNAEDDDGADSEAESSDPSDGVAEEESAGEEISEDAADGSEEAGGEDEPIDEESTEAGYTDPEGGAGAETEPNNPLEEGDDVTEAPTGPEQPTNDSAQ, from the exons ATGATCCCACG gtgtgtgttcttgctcctcctcgctctcgcTGCAGTTTCTCTGGCAGCTCCCCTCCCAG AGGACGAGACTGCGACAG GAGAAACTACAGATGTGTCAGCTACTGTAGAGCCAG ATTCTGCTGAGGACTTTGTTTCTGAAAGCCAGAGTGATCTATCAGAAg ATTCTGCTTCCGAAGGCCAAAGTGATGTATCAGAAg GTTCGGAGGGGTCACCTGAGGTTTCTGAGGAACCAG ACACTGAGGAAGATAAAGACGAAGaagatggtggtgatgatgatggtgatgatgatgatagcaACAGCAAGCTTGAAGACATAAATGAGGAAGACTCAACTGAACCTACCGAAGAGGAGGTAACAGAAGTCAGTGACACAGACAGTGACGCTGACGCAGACGGTGACGCAGACCCAGACAGTGACGCAGATGCAGGCGCAGACAGTGACGCTGACGCAGACGGTGACGCAGACGGTGACGCAGACGGTGACGCAGATGCAGACCCAGACAGTGACGCAGATGCAGGCGCAGACAGTGACGCAGACGCAGACGGTGACGCAGACGGTGACGCAGACGCAGACGCAGACCCAGACAATGACGCAGACGCAGACCATGACGCAGACGCAGACAGTGACGCAGACCCAGACCATGACGCAGACGCAGACAGTGACGCAGATGCAGACAGTGACCCAGACGCAGACGATAACGCAGAAGATGATGACGGCGCAGACAGTGAAGCAGAGTCTAGCGATCCGAGTGACggggtggcggaggaggagtcagcaggggAAGAGATCAGTGAAGATGCAGCGGACGGAAGCGAAGAAGCCGGAGGCGAGGACGAGCCCATCGATGAAGAGAGTACAGAAGCTGGATACACCGATCCTGAAGGGGGCGCCGGCGCAGAGACGGAGCCAAACAACCCTCTGGAGGAGGGGGACGACGTCACCGAAG cGCCCACTGGTCCAGAACAACCCACCAATGACTCCGCCCAGTAA
- the LOC118292310 gene encoding putative surface protein SACOL0050 isoform X1, with the protein MIPRCVFLLLLALAAVSLAAPLPEDETATGETTDVSATVEPAESSDVSATVETDSAEDFVSESQSDLSEDSASEGQSDVSEGSEGSPEVSEEPDTEEDKDEEDGGDDDGDDDDSNSKLEDINEEDSTEPTEEEVTEVSDTDSDADADGDADPDSDADAGADSDADADGDADGDADGDADADPDSDADAGADSDADADGDADGDADADADPDNDADADHDADADSDADPDHDADADSDADADSDPDADDNAEDDDGADSEAESSDPSDGVAEEESAGEEISEDAADGSEEAGGEDEPIDEESTEAGYTDPEGGAGAETEPNNPLEEGDDVTEAPTGPEQPTNDSAQ; encoded by the exons ATGATCCCACG gtgtgtgttcttgctcctcctcgctctcgcTGCAGTTTCTCTGGCAGCTCCCCTCCCAG AGGACGAGACTGCGACAG GAGAAACTACAGATGTGTCAGCTACTGTAGAGCCAG CAGAATCTTCAGATGTGTCGGCTACTGTAGAGACag ATTCTGCTGAGGACTTTGTTTCTGAAAGCCAGAGTGATCTATCAGAAg ATTCTGCTTCCGAAGGCCAAAGTGATGTATCAGAAg GTTCGGAGGGGTCACCTGAGGTTTCTGAGGAACCAG ACACTGAGGAAGATAAAGACGAAGaagatggtggtgatgatgatggtgatgatgatgatagcaACAGCAAGCTTGAAGACATAAATGAGGAAGACTCAACTGAACCTACCGAAGAGGAGGTAACAGAAGTCAGTGACACAGACAGTGACGCTGACGCAGACGGTGACGCAGACCCAGACAGTGACGCAGATGCAGGCGCAGACAGTGACGCTGACGCAGACGGTGACGCAGACGGTGACGCAGACGGTGACGCAGATGCAGACCCAGACAGTGACGCAGATGCAGGCGCAGACAGTGACGCAGACGCAGACGGTGACGCAGACGGTGACGCAGACGCAGACGCAGACCCAGACAATGACGCAGACGCAGACCATGACGCAGACGCAGACAGTGACGCAGACCCAGACCATGACGCAGACGCAGACAGTGACGCAGATGCAGACAGTGACCCAGACGCAGACGATAACGCAGAAGATGATGACGGCGCAGACAGTGAAGCAGAGTCTAGCGATCCGAGTGACggggtggcggaggaggagtcagcaggggAAGAGATCAGTGAAGATGCAGCGGACGGAAGCGAAGAAGCCGGAGGCGAGGACGAGCCCATCGATGAAGAGAGTACAGAAGCTGGATACACCGATCCTGAAGGGGGCGCCGGCGCAGAGACGGAGCCAAACAACCCTCTGGAGGAGGGGGACGACGTCACCGAAG cGCCCACTGGTCCAGAACAACCCACCAATGACTCCGCCCAGTAA
- the LOC118292310 gene encoding surface protein isoform X2, with product MIPRCVFLLLLALAAVSLAAPLPEDETATGETTDVSATVEPESSDVSATVETDSAEDFVSESQSDLSEDSASEGQSDVSEGSEGSPEVSEEPDTEEDKDEEDGGDDDGDDDDSNSKLEDINEEDSTEPTEEEVTEVSDTDSDADADGDADPDSDADAGADSDADADGDADGDADGDADADPDSDADAGADSDADADGDADGDADADADPDNDADADHDADADSDADPDHDADADSDADADSDPDADDNAEDDDGADSEAESSDPSDGVAEEESAGEEISEDAADGSEEAGGEDEPIDEESTEAGYTDPEGGAGAETEPNNPLEEGDDVTEAPTGPEQPTNDSAQ from the exons ATGATCCCACG gtgtgtgttcttgctcctcctcgctctcgcTGCAGTTTCTCTGGCAGCTCCCCTCCCAG AGGACGAGACTGCGACAG GAGAAACTACAGATGTGTCAGCTACTGTAGAGCCAG AATCTTCAGATGTGTCGGCTACTGTAGAGACag ATTCTGCTGAGGACTTTGTTTCTGAAAGCCAGAGTGATCTATCAGAAg ATTCTGCTTCCGAAGGCCAAAGTGATGTATCAGAAg GTTCGGAGGGGTCACCTGAGGTTTCTGAGGAACCAG ACACTGAGGAAGATAAAGACGAAGaagatggtggtgatgatgatggtgatgatgatgatagcaACAGCAAGCTTGAAGACATAAATGAGGAAGACTCAACTGAACCTACCGAAGAGGAGGTAACAGAAGTCAGTGACACAGACAGTGACGCTGACGCAGACGGTGACGCAGACCCAGACAGTGACGCAGATGCAGGCGCAGACAGTGACGCTGACGCAGACGGTGACGCAGACGGTGACGCAGACGGTGACGCAGATGCAGACCCAGACAGTGACGCAGATGCAGGCGCAGACAGTGACGCAGACGCAGACGGTGACGCAGACGGTGACGCAGACGCAGACGCAGACCCAGACAATGACGCAGACGCAGACCATGACGCAGACGCAGACAGTGACGCAGACCCAGACCATGACGCAGACGCAGACAGTGACGCAGATGCAGACAGTGACCCAGACGCAGACGATAACGCAGAAGATGATGACGGCGCAGACAGTGAAGCAGAGTCTAGCGATCCGAGTGACggggtggcggaggaggagtcagcaggggAAGAGATCAGTGAAGATGCAGCGGACGGAAGCGAAGAAGCCGGAGGCGAGGACGAGCCCATCGATGAAGAGAGTACAGAAGCTGGATACACCGATCCTGAAGGGGGCGCCGGCGCAGAGACGGAGCCAAACAACCCTCTGGAGGAGGGGGACGACGTCACCGAAG cGCCCACTGGTCCAGAACAACCCACCAATGACTCCGCCCAGTAA
- the LOC118292310 gene encoding surface protein isoform X4, which produces MIPRCVFLLLLALAAVSLAAPLPEDETATAESSDVSATVETDSAEDFVSESQSDLSEDSASEGQSDVSEGSEGSPEVSEEPDTEEDKDEEDGGDDDGDDDDSNSKLEDINEEDSTEPTEEEVTEVSDTDSDADADGDADPDSDADAGADSDADADGDADGDADGDADADPDSDADAGADSDADADGDADGDADADADPDNDADADHDADADSDADPDHDADADSDADADSDPDADDNAEDDDGADSEAESSDPSDGVAEEESAGEEISEDAADGSEEAGGEDEPIDEESTEAGYTDPEGGAGAETEPNNPLEEGDDVTEAPTGPEQPTNDSAQ; this is translated from the exons ATGATCCCACG gtgtgtgttcttgctcctcctcgctctcgcTGCAGTTTCTCTGGCAGCTCCCCTCCCAG AGGACGAGACTGCGACAG CAGAATCTTCAGATGTGTCGGCTACTGTAGAGACag ATTCTGCTGAGGACTTTGTTTCTGAAAGCCAGAGTGATCTATCAGAAg ATTCTGCTTCCGAAGGCCAAAGTGATGTATCAGAAg GTTCGGAGGGGTCACCTGAGGTTTCTGAGGAACCAG ACACTGAGGAAGATAAAGACGAAGaagatggtggtgatgatgatggtgatgatgatgatagcaACAGCAAGCTTGAAGACATAAATGAGGAAGACTCAACTGAACCTACCGAAGAGGAGGTAACAGAAGTCAGTGACACAGACAGTGACGCTGACGCAGACGGTGACGCAGACCCAGACAGTGACGCAGATGCAGGCGCAGACAGTGACGCTGACGCAGACGGTGACGCAGACGGTGACGCAGACGGTGACGCAGATGCAGACCCAGACAGTGACGCAGATGCAGGCGCAGACAGTGACGCAGACGCAGACGGTGACGCAGACGGTGACGCAGACGCAGACGCAGACCCAGACAATGACGCAGACGCAGACCATGACGCAGACGCAGACAGTGACGCAGACCCAGACCATGACGCAGACGCAGACAGTGACGCAGATGCAGACAGTGACCCAGACGCAGACGATAACGCAGAAGATGATGACGGCGCAGACAGTGAAGCAGAGTCTAGCGATCCGAGTGACggggtggcggaggaggagtcagcaggggAAGAGATCAGTGAAGATGCAGCGGACGGAAGCGAAGAAGCCGGAGGCGAGGACGAGCCCATCGATGAAGAGAGTACAGAAGCTGGATACACCGATCCTGAAGGGGGCGCCGGCGCAGAGACGGAGCCAAACAACCCTCTGGAGGAGGGGGACGACGTCACCGAAG cGCCCACTGGTCCAGAACAACCCACCAATGACTCCGCCCAGTAA
- the LOC118292310 gene encoding surface protein isoform X10 encodes MIPRCVFLLLLALAAVSLAAPLPEDETATESSDVSATVETDSAEDFVSESQSDLSEGSEGSPEVSEEPDTEEDKDEEDGGDDDGDDDDSNSKLEDINEEDSTEPTEEEVTEVSDTDSDADADGDADPDSDADAGADSDADADGDADGDADGDADADPDSDADAGADSDADADGDADGDADADADPDNDADADHDADADSDADPDHDADADSDADADSDPDADDNAEDDDGADSEAESSDPSDGVAEEESAGEEISEDAADGSEEAGGEDEPIDEESTEAGYTDPEGGAGAETEPNNPLEEGDDVTEAPTGPEQPTNDSAQ; translated from the exons ATGATCCCACG gtgtgtgttcttgctcctcctcgctctcgcTGCAGTTTCTCTGGCAGCTCCCCTCCCAG AGGACGAGACTGCGACAG AATCTTCAGATGTGTCGGCTACTGTAGAGACag ATTCTGCTGAGGACTTTGTTTCTGAAAGCCAGAGTGATCTATCAGAAg GTTCGGAGGGGTCACCTGAGGTTTCTGAGGAACCAG ACACTGAGGAAGATAAAGACGAAGaagatggtggtgatgatgatggtgatgatgatgatagcaACAGCAAGCTTGAAGACATAAATGAGGAAGACTCAACTGAACCTACCGAAGAGGAGGTAACAGAAGTCAGTGACACAGACAGTGACGCTGACGCAGACGGTGACGCAGACCCAGACAGTGACGCAGATGCAGGCGCAGACAGTGACGCTGACGCAGACGGTGACGCAGACGGTGACGCAGACGGTGACGCAGATGCAGACCCAGACAGTGACGCAGATGCAGGCGCAGACAGTGACGCAGACGCAGACGGTGACGCAGACGGTGACGCAGACGCAGACGCAGACCCAGACAATGACGCAGACGCAGACCATGACGCAGACGCAGACAGTGACGCAGACCCAGACCATGACGCAGACGCAGACAGTGACGCAGATGCAGACAGTGACCCAGACGCAGACGATAACGCAGAAGATGATGACGGCGCAGACAGTGAAGCAGAGTCTAGCGATCCGAGTGACggggtggcggaggaggagtcagcaggggAAGAGATCAGTGAAGATGCAGCGGACGGAAGCGAAGAAGCCGGAGGCGAGGACGAGCCCATCGATGAAGAGAGTACAGAAGCTGGATACACCGATCCTGAAGGGGGCGCCGGCGCAGAGACGGAGCCAAACAACCCTCTGGAGGAGGGGGACGACGTCACCGAAG cGCCCACTGGTCCAGAACAACCCACCAATGACTCCGCCCAGTAA
- the LOC118292310 gene encoding putative surface protein SACOL0050 isoform X9 — protein MIPRCVFLLLLALAAVSLAAPLPEDETATAESSDVSATVETDSAEDFVSESQSDLSEGSEGSPEVSEEPDTEEDKDEEDGGDDDGDDDDSNSKLEDINEEDSTEPTEEEVTEVSDTDSDADADGDADPDSDADAGADSDADADGDADGDADGDADADPDSDADAGADSDADADGDADGDADADADPDNDADADHDADADSDADPDHDADADSDADADSDPDADDNAEDDDGADSEAESSDPSDGVAEEESAGEEISEDAADGSEEAGGEDEPIDEESTEAGYTDPEGGAGAETEPNNPLEEGDDVTEAPTGPEQPTNDSAQ, from the exons ATGATCCCACG gtgtgtgttcttgctcctcctcgctctcgcTGCAGTTTCTCTGGCAGCTCCCCTCCCAG AGGACGAGACTGCGACAG CAGAATCTTCAGATGTGTCGGCTACTGTAGAGACag ATTCTGCTGAGGACTTTGTTTCTGAAAGCCAGAGTGATCTATCAGAAg GTTCGGAGGGGTCACCTGAGGTTTCTGAGGAACCAG ACACTGAGGAAGATAAAGACGAAGaagatggtggtgatgatgatggtgatgatgatgatagcaACAGCAAGCTTGAAGACATAAATGAGGAAGACTCAACTGAACCTACCGAAGAGGAGGTAACAGAAGTCAGTGACACAGACAGTGACGCTGACGCAGACGGTGACGCAGACCCAGACAGTGACGCAGATGCAGGCGCAGACAGTGACGCTGACGCAGACGGTGACGCAGACGGTGACGCAGACGGTGACGCAGATGCAGACCCAGACAGTGACGCAGATGCAGGCGCAGACAGTGACGCAGACGCAGACGGTGACGCAGACGGTGACGCAGACGCAGACGCAGACCCAGACAATGACGCAGACGCAGACCATGACGCAGACGCAGACAGTGACGCAGACCCAGACCATGACGCAGACGCAGACAGTGACGCAGATGCAGACAGTGACCCAGACGCAGACGATAACGCAGAAGATGATGACGGCGCAGACAGTGAAGCAGAGTCTAGCGATCCGAGTGACggggtggcggaggaggagtcagcaggggAAGAGATCAGTGAAGATGCAGCGGACGGAAGCGAAGAAGCCGGAGGCGAGGACGAGCCCATCGATGAAGAGAGTACAGAAGCTGGATACACCGATCCTGAAGGGGGCGCCGGCGCAGAGACGGAGCCAAACAACCCTCTGGAGGAGGGGGACGACGTCACCGAAG cGCCCACTGGTCCAGAACAACCCACCAATGACTCCGCCCAGTAA